Proteins encoded together in one Impatiens glandulifera chromosome 1, dImpGla2.1, whole genome shotgun sequence window:
- the LOC124922662 gene encoding phosphatidylinositol 4-kinase gamma 4-like, with protein MPSSDIAISSAWTDATLSPGHISDQGESIMIYVSISGNMIPLRVLESDSIESVKLKIQSYKGFVVKNQKLVCDGRELARSNTLIGDYGVTDGNIIHLILRLSDLQIINVKTSCGKEFTFHVELSRDVGYIKHKIADKKNASSVEFDENQEVIICNGEQLEDGRLINDISKSKDGVVHLFVRRSAKIRAKPVEKHFELSIVAPQEIFLEPVIGNPKIELPFIISEMIDSTIRGLEKGKYPIKSAEGTGGAYFMPGDDDDDELGLGKQYVSVFKPTDEEPLAVNNPRSLPPSVNGEGLKKGNRVGEGALKEVAAYILDHSSFSGVPPTTMVKCLHRGFNHPDGIKVKIGSLQMFIENHGSCEDMGPGAFPVEEVHKISVLDIRLANADRHAGNILVKKDKDGRITKLIPIDHGYCLPDSFEDCTFEWLYWPQAKKPYNQETVEYINSLDAKEDIALLKFQGWDIPIESVRTLRISTMLLKKGVARGFTPYTIGSIMCRDSLTKESMLEEIVQEAVESMLIGSSEDDFFEALSRVMDRRLDEIDR; from the exons ATGCCTTCATCAGACATTGCAATTAGTTCAGCTTGGACTGATGCTACATTGTCTCCAGGTCACATAAGTGACCAGGGCGAATCGATTATGATATATGTGTCTATTTCGGGTAACATGATTCCTCTGCGTGTTTTAGAATCAGATTCCATTGAATCTGTGAAGCTCAAAATCCAATCATATAAAGGGTTTGTTGTAAAGAATCAGAAACTAGTTTGCGATGGCAGAGAGCTTGCAAGAAGTAATACTCTCATTGGTGACTATGGAGTCACTGATGGAaacattattcatttaattCTCCGGTTATCAGACCTTCAAATCATCAATGTCAAGACCTCATGTGGTAAAGAATTCACCTTCCATGTTGAACTATCCCGAGATGTGGGATATATCAAACACAAGATTGCTGACAAGAAGAATGCTAGCTCAGTTGAATTCGACGAAAATCAAGAAGTTATAATTTGTAACGGCGAACAGCTTGAAGATGGTAGGCTTATAAATGATATCTCGAAAAGTAAGGACGGTgttgttcatttgtttgttCGAAGATCTGCCAAGATCAGAGCTAAACCAGTTGAGAAACATTTTGAGCTCTCTATAGTTGCTCCACAAGAGATATTTCTTGAGCCAGTGATTGGAAATCCAAAAATTGAATTACCATTCATCATTTCAGAAATGATTGATTCAACTATCAGGGGATTGGAAAAAGGGAAATACCCAATCAAATCTGCAGAAGGAACAGGTGGAGCATATTTCATGCcaggtgatgatgatgatgatgaattagGGTTAGGGAAGCAGTATGTTTCTGTATTCAAACCAACAGATGAAGAGCCATTAGCTGTCAATAATCCACGTTCTCTTCCTCCTTCTGTGAACGGCGAAGGATTAAAGAAAGGAAATAGAGTTGGCGAGGGCGCTTTAAAGGAAGTTGCTGCCTACATATTGGATCATTCATCGTTCTCTGGAGTTCCTCCAACAACAATGGTTAAATGTTTGCACAGAGGATTTAATCATCCTGATGGGATCAAAGTTAAAATTGGATCACTTCAGATGTTCATAGAGAATCATGGAAGTTGTGAAGATATGGGTCCAGGTGCTTTTCCAGTTGAAGAAGTACATAAAATTTCTGTGTTGGATATACGGTTGGCTAATGCGGATAGACATGCTGGAAACATTCTTGTGAAAAAAGATAAAGATGGACGAATAACAAAACTGATTCCTATTGATCATGGGTACTGCTTGCCTGATTCG TTTGAAGATTGTACATTCGAGTGGCTCTATTGGCCACAAGCTAAGAAACCATACAACCAAGAAACTGTCGAATACATAAATTCTCTCGACGCAAAAGAAGACATCGCCCTTTTGAAATTTCAAGGGTGGGATATACCCATTGAATCTGTTCGTACTTTACGAATATCCACAATGCTTCTAAAGAAAGGGGTGGCGAGAGGGTTCACTCCATATACGATAGGGAGCATAATGTGCAGAGATTCTTTGACAAAGGAATCCATGCTTGAAGAAATTGTGCAAGAAGCAGTTGAATCTATGTTAATTGGATCAAGTGAAGATGATTTTTTCGAAGCTTTGTCTCGTGTTATGGATCGTCGACTCGATGAAATAGATCGGTAA